A region of Mesorhizobium sp. M3A.F.Ca.ET.080.04.2.1 DNA encodes the following proteins:
- a CDS encoding alkaline phosphatase, with the protein MNKFSLTRRAFVTSASALGLVGASGLALPYYSRASQRPVFTHGVQSGDVDATSGMVWTRTDRPARVMFEVSSTESFANATKLAPLDTSPASDYTVKRLLADLAADQDIFYRMVAADLSDINAVSEPIVGRFRTAPASKRDIRFAWSGDTAGQGWGIDETGMKTYATIGKHTPDFFLHSGDTIYADGVMKDEVDLPGGGKWKNVVMIDGKRKVAETLDEYRDQWKYNMMDKNVLGLSAICPTFYQWDDHEVVNNWSDSKDLTADDRYSEKSIHVLAARAARAFHEMTTIRYEPSEPGRVYRKIAYGPLLDVFFLDMRSYRGPNGPGMEDTMTPQSRLLGEQQTKWLKRELANSRATWKIIAADMPLGLVVWNDAAKKTGAEALSNGDNGLPKGRELEIADLLRYIKNAGISNTVWLTADVHYTAAHYYNPDKAQFQDFSPFWEFVSGPIHAGTFGPNNFDMTFGPELKFIKAPTAEQGQNLPPSAGLQFFGLVDISGATEQLTVRLMDRDDNELYKVTLDPVRSA; encoded by the coding sequence ATGAACAAGTTCTCGTTGACCCGCCGCGCTTTCGTCACTTCGGCCAGCGCACTCGGCCTTGTCGGTGCCTCCGGGCTCGCGCTGCCTTACTATTCGCGCGCCAGCCAGCGGCCAGTCTTCACCCATGGCGTCCAGTCGGGCGATGTCGATGCCACGTCCGGCATGGTCTGGACCCGCACCGACCGCCCGGCTCGCGTCATGTTCGAAGTGTCGTCGACGGAGAGCTTCGCCAACGCGACCAAGCTCGCGCCGCTCGATACGTCGCCGGCCAGCGACTACACGGTGAAGCGGCTGCTCGCCGATCTCGCCGCCGACCAGGACATCTTCTACCGCATGGTCGCCGCCGACCTTTCTGACATCAACGCTGTCTCCGAGCCGATCGTCGGCCGCTTCCGCACCGCGCCTGCGTCCAAACGCGATATCCGCTTCGCCTGGTCGGGCGACACTGCCGGCCAAGGCTGGGGCATCGACGAGACCGGCATGAAGACCTACGCCACGATCGGCAAGCACACGCCCGACTTCTTCCTCCACTCCGGCGACACGATCTATGCCGACGGCGTGATGAAGGACGAGGTCGACCTGCCCGGTGGCGGCAAGTGGAAGAACGTCGTCATGATCGACGGCAAGCGCAAGGTAGCCGAGACGCTGGATGAGTACCGCGACCAGTGGAAATACAACATGATGGACAAGAACGTGCTGGGCTTGAGCGCGATCTGCCCGACCTTCTACCAGTGGGACGACCATGAGGTCGTCAACAACTGGTCGGATTCGAAGGATCTCACAGCCGACGACCGCTACTCGGAAAAATCCATCCATGTGCTGGCGGCCCGCGCGGCGCGCGCCTTCCACGAGATGACGACGATCCGCTACGAGCCGTCGGAACCGGGTCGCGTCTACCGCAAGATCGCCTATGGACCATTGCTCGACGTGTTCTTCCTCGACATGCGCTCCTATCGCGGCCCGAACGGCCCGGGCATGGAGGACACGATGACGCCGCAATCGCGCTTGCTCGGCGAGCAGCAGACCAAGTGGCTGAAGCGCGAGCTCGCCAATTCCAGGGCGACCTGGAAGATCATCGCGGCCGACATGCCGCTTGGCCTCGTCGTCTGGAACGACGCCGCCAAGAAAACCGGCGCCGAGGCACTCAGCAATGGCGACAACGGCTTGCCGAAGGGCCGGGAGCTCGAGATCGCCGACCTGCTGCGCTATATCAAGAATGCCGGCATCAGCAACACGGTATGGCTCACCGCCGACGTGCACTATACGGCGGCCCACTACTATAACCCCGACAAGGCGCAGTTCCAGGATTTCAGCCCGTTCTGGGAATTCGTCTCCGGCCCGATCCACGCCGGCACCTTCGGCCCCAACAATTTCGACATGACTTTCGGGCCGGAGCTCAAGTTCATCAAGGCGCCGACCGCCGAGCAGGGCCAGAACCTGCCGCCTTCGGCGGGCCTGCAGTTCTTCGGCCTGGTCGACATTTCCGGCGCCACCGAACAACTCACCGTGCGGCTGATGGACCGCGACGACAACGAGCTCTACAAGGTCACGCTCGATCCTGTGCGGTCGGCCTAA
- a CDS encoding peroxidase-related enzyme (This protein belongs to a clade of uncharacterized proteins related to peroxidases such as the alkylhydroperoxidase AhpD.) produces MTGKITALNLVQAELGEATKAYFAKCEEKLGLVPNVLLAYAFDEKKLRAFTDMYNELMLGDSGLSKLEREMIAVVVSSINHCYYCLTAHGAAVRQLSGEPALGEMMVMNFRAAELSARQRAMLEFAVKLTEEPAKIVEADRAALREAGFCDCDIWDIASTAAFFNMSNRVAAAVDMRPNAEYHAMAR; encoded by the coding sequence ATGACCGGCAAGATCACCGCGCTCAATCTGGTCCAGGCCGAACTCGGCGAGGCGACAAAAGCCTATTTCGCCAAATGCGAGGAGAAGCTCGGCCTCGTGCCCAACGTGCTCTTGGCTTACGCTTTCGACGAGAAGAAGCTGCGCGCCTTCACCGACATGTACAACGAGCTGATGCTGGGCGATTCCGGCCTGTCGAAGCTGGAGCGCGAGATGATCGCGGTCGTCGTCTCTTCGATCAACCATTGCTACTATTGCCTGACCGCGCATGGCGCGGCAGTGCGCCAGCTTTCCGGCGAGCCGGCGCTGGGCGAGATGATGGTGATGAATTTCCGCGCCGCCGAGTTGTCGGCGCGCCAGCGCGCGATGCTGGAGTTCGCGGTCAAGCTGACCGAAGAACCGGCCAAGATCGTCGAGGCGGACCGCGCGGCGTTGCGCGAAGCCGGCTTTTGCGACTGCGACATCTGGGACATCGCCTCGACCGCGGCGTTCTTCAACATGTCGAACCGGGTGGCTGCCGCCGTCGATATGCGGCCGAATGCCGAATACCATGCGATGGCCCGGTGA
- a CDS encoding YciI family protein, which translates to MAKFLYVYHGSGKMPTDETERKAAMDAWTGWYGKLGSAVIDGGNPVGMSKTVLPGGKVENNGGSNPTAGYTIVEARDIDDAVAKAKDCPILMDPAFSVEIAPIIEMT; encoded by the coding sequence ATGGCGAAATTTCTCTATGTCTATCACGGCTCCGGCAAGATGCCGACCGACGAGACCGAACGCAAAGCGGCGATGGACGCCTGGACCGGCTGGTACGGCAAGCTTGGCTCGGCGGTGATCGACGGCGGCAATCCGGTCGGCATGTCTAAGACTGTGCTGCCCGGCGGCAAGGTCGAGAACAACGGCGGCAGCAATCCCACGGCCGGCTATACCATCGTCGAGGCCAGGGATATCGACGATGCCGTTGCCAAGGCCAAGGATTGCCCGATCCTGATGGATCCTGCCTTCAGCGTCGAGATCGCGCCGATCATCGAGATGACGTGA
- the typA gene encoding translational GTPase TypA codes for MNLRNIAIIAHVDHGKTTLVDQLLKQSGAFRDNQRVAERAMDSNDLEKERGITILAKATSVDWKGTRINIVDTPGHADFGGEVERILSMVDSAIVLVDAAEGPMPQTKFVVGKALKVGLRPIVVINKIDRPDARHIEVVNEVFDLFAALDATDEQLDFPILYGSGRDGWVSENPEGPKDQGLAPLFDLVVRHVPAPTVHPGPFRMIGTILEANPFLGRIITGRIESGSLKANQPVKVLHHDGTQIETGRVSKILAFRGLERQPIDEAQAGDIVAIAGLSKGTVADTFCDPTVSEPLHAQPIDPPTVTMSFLVNDSPLAGTEGDKVTSRVIRDRLLREAEGNVALKIEESAEKDSFFVSGRGELQLAVLIETMRREGFEIAVSRPRVVMQKGENGELLEPIEEVVIDVDEEHAGVVVQKMSERKAEMVELRPSGGNRQRLVFHAPTRGLIGYQSELLTDTRGTAVMNRLFHAYEPYKGELPGRTNGVLISNEQGESVAYAMWNLEDRGPMIIDPGVKVYQGMIIGIHSRDNDLEVNVLKGKKLTNIRAAGKDEAVKLTPPVRMTLERALAWIQDDELVEVTPKTIRLRKLYLDPNERKRFEKSARVMGAA; via the coding sequence ATGAATCTCCGCAATATCGCGATCATCGCGCACGTCGACCATGGCAAAACCACCCTCGTCGACCAGCTTCTCAAACAATCCGGCGCCTTCCGCGACAACCAGCGCGTCGCCGAGCGCGCCATGGATTCCAACGACCTCGAAAAGGAACGCGGCATCACCATCCTGGCCAAGGCGACCTCGGTCGACTGGAAAGGCACCCGCATCAACATCGTCGACACGCCCGGACACGCCGATTTCGGCGGCGAGGTCGAACGCATCCTGTCGATGGTGGATTCGGCGATCGTGCTGGTCGACGCCGCCGAAGGGCCGATGCCGCAGACCAAATTCGTCGTCGGCAAGGCGCTCAAGGTCGGCCTGCGGCCGATCGTCGTCATCAACAAGATCGACCGGCCGGACGCCCGCCACATCGAGGTGGTCAACGAGGTGTTCGACCTGTTCGCCGCGCTCGACGCCACCGACGAGCAGCTCGATTTCCCGATTCTCTACGGTTCGGGCCGCGACGGCTGGGTGTCGGAGAATCCGGAAGGCCCGAAGGACCAGGGCCTTGCGCCGCTGTTCGACCTCGTCGTCAGGCATGTGCCGGCGCCGACGGTGCATCCCGGTCCGTTCCGCATGATCGGCACCATCCTGGAAGCCAATCCGTTCCTTGGCCGCATCATCACCGGCCGCATCGAGTCGGGCTCGCTGAAGGCCAACCAGCCGGTCAAGGTGCTGCACCATGACGGCACCCAGATCGAGACCGGACGTGTGTCCAAGATCCTCGCCTTCCGCGGCCTCGAGCGCCAGCCGATCGACGAGGCCCAGGCGGGCGACATCGTCGCCATCGCCGGCCTGTCGAAAGGCACCGTCGCCGACACCTTCTGCGATCCGACGGTGAGCGAGCCGCTGCATGCGCAGCCGATCGACCCGCCGACCGTGACCATGTCCTTCCTCGTCAACGACAGCCCGCTTGCCGGCACCGAGGGCGACAAGGTGACCAGCCGCGTCATCCGCGACCGCCTGCTGCGCGAGGCCGAGGGCAATGTCGCGCTCAAGATCGAGGAATCGGCGGAAAAGGATTCCTTCTTCGTCTCCGGTCGCGGCGAACTTCAGCTTGCGGTGCTGATCGAGACCATGCGCCGCGAAGGTTTCGAGATCGCCGTGTCGCGGCCGCGCGTCGTCATGCAGAAGGGCGAGAACGGGGAACTGCTCGAGCCGATCGAGGAAGTCGTCATCGACGTCGACGAGGAGCATGCCGGCGTCGTCGTGCAGAAAATGTCGGAGCGCAAGGCCGAGATGGTCGAGTTGCGTCCGTCCGGCGGCAACCGCCAGCGTCTTGTCTTCCACGCGCCGACGCGGGGCCTGATCGGCTACCAGTCGGAGCTGTTGACCGATACGCGCGGCACCGCGGTGATGAACCGCCTGTTCCATGCCTATGAGCCCTACAAGGGCGAGCTGCCCGGCCGCACCAACGGCGTGCTGATCTCCAACGAGCAGGGCGAGTCCGTCGCCTATGCGATGTGGAACCTGGAAGACCGCGGCCCGATGATCATCGACCCGGGCGTCAAGGTCTATCAGGGCATGATCATCGGCATCCACTCGCGCGACAACGACCTCGAGGTCAACGTGCTGAAGGGCAAGAAGCTCACCAACATCCGCGCCGCCGGCAAGGATGAGGCGGTGAAGCTGACGCCGCCGGTCCGCATGACGCTGGAACGCGCCCTGGCCTGGATCCAGGACGACGAACTGGTCGAGGTGACGCCGAAGACCATCCGGCTCCGCAAGCTCTATCTCGACCCGAACGAGCGCAAGCGTTTCGAGAAGTCGGCCAGGGTGATGGGCGCGGCGTAA
- a CDS encoding NAD-glutamate dehydrogenase, whose protein sequence is MASVKSKPKKKVAAAAKADEKPEGLANYLLARAPAEDIAAYDVADLERAAELAGRAVARHRKGESVVAVDAESGVSCAGRPVTVITVVNDNMPFLFDSILGEIAETAGEPTLVTHPIVTVRHDKTGVVQILADSAKEDDDHDRLSVVHVHIPRLTAEQAKGLAERLRKILDQVRAAVVDWKPMLARLDQAISEFRYSAVPLDKKSVAEAIAFLEWLRDDNFTFLGMREFKYVGGEESGTLERADKPGLGILCDPDVLVLRRGTEAVTTTPEIRAFLHGPEALIVTKANAKSSVHRRIYLDYIGVKTYTPKGALAGELRIVGLFTSTAYTRSVMKIPYLRSKAETIIAKSGFDPQDHSGKALINTLESYPRDEFFQVPIPILRKHASAILGLIERPRVRALMRVDQFDRFVSVIVFVPRDRYDSVVREKIGAYLKTVFEGRLSAYYPAFPEGALARVHFIIGRSGGKTPKVDPATVEAAIRDIVRTWEDALSEAAEAAGSDPALKSIAARFPESYRDTFSASVALADARRIAKIDPENQIAIDYYRRTDQKPHQAALKIYHYGSPVALSRRVPVLENIGFRVISERTFEVGGEASDTVFIHDMELENSYGRPIDLTDGGGLFADAFLSVWRGDVDNDGYNGLAQTAGLWSGEITILRAYGRYLQQAGIPQSQDFIAAALNRYPEIARGLHQLFVARLGPTAEAEGDVAAKHLKAKIKDALEEVPNIDDDTIIRRYLNLIEASLRTNHFVADTKEKGQSLAIKLNSQAIDGLPAPRPWREIFVYGSEVEGVHLRFGPVARGGLRWSDRAQDYRTEVLGLVKAQQVKNAVIVPVGAKGGFYPKRLPVGGSRDAIFEAGTSAYKNFVSSLLSITDNIGVDGVIPPAGVVRRDQDDPYFVVAADKGTATFSDTANAISEKHGFWLDDAFASGGSAGYDHKKMGITAKGAWEAVKRHFREMNRDIQTTPFSVVGVGDMSGDVFGNGMLLSPQTRLIAAFDHRDIFIDPDPDVAASLAERQRMFALPRSSWQDYDKSKLSEGGVIVSRNQKSITLPQAAATAIGLGKTTATPVEIMNAILKAPADLLWFGGIGTYVRASGEANADVGDRANDAIRVTALDVRAKVIGEGANLGVTQRARIEFGMNGGRCNSDAIDNSAGVNCSDVEVNIKIALASAMRKGSLARPARNKLLAEMTDEVSGLVLSNNYQQTLALSMARKRGLADIAHQARFMTALEARGLLDRAVETLPSPAALAEREARGEPLTRAELGVLLAYAKIVLFSDIVASDVPDDPHFDRDLMGYFPERMAKKFAGEIREHRLRREIIARVVANDLVNRGGPSFVNRLQEATGRTAADVVRTFAVVRDGFALPSLYQEIDAIDNQIDGQTQLDLYQLVSRLIFMTSGWYLKNDAGSAPLGQRIAELQDARKALEPKLVSLLPAFSRERAEARRHGLFKGGAPEKLAEKLALAEVGELIPDIALTARMANADIIGAAKAFFGVSDAFRIPRVEEAARSIMPPDYYDQLALSRATDTIGAARRGIAVAALTAHANAADPVAAWLEAGGERVARIRERLQALTEGGEITVSRLSVASGLMSDLTGM, encoded by the coding sequence ATGGCCAGCGTGAAATCCAAGCCGAAGAAGAAGGTTGCCGCCGCCGCGAAAGCAGACGAGAAACCCGAAGGGCTTGCCAACTATCTGCTGGCCCGCGCACCGGCCGAAGACATCGCCGCCTATGATGTGGCAGACCTGGAACGCGCCGCCGAACTGGCGGGCCGGGCGGTTGCCCGCCATCGCAAAGGCGAGAGCGTCGTCGCCGTCGATGCCGAGTCGGGCGTTTCCTGCGCCGGACGGCCGGTGACCGTCATCACCGTCGTCAACGACAACATGCCGTTCCTGTTCGATTCGATCCTTGGCGAGATCGCCGAGACCGCCGGCGAACCGACCCTGGTGACACATCCGATCGTCACCGTGCGGCACGACAAGACCGGCGTCGTGCAGATCCTGGCCGACAGCGCCAAGGAGGACGACGATCACGACAGGCTGAGTGTCGTTCACGTCCACATTCCGCGATTGACGGCGGAACAGGCGAAGGGGCTCGCCGAGCGGCTGCGCAAGATTCTCGACCAAGTGCGCGCCGCGGTCGTCGACTGGAAGCCGATGCTGGCCCGGCTCGACCAGGCCATCTCCGAATTCCGCTATTCGGCCGTTCCTCTCGACAAGAAGAGCGTCGCCGAGGCCATCGCCTTCCTGGAATGGCTGCGCGACGACAATTTCACCTTCCTCGGCATGCGCGAATTCAAATATGTCGGCGGCGAGGAGAGCGGCACGCTGGAGCGCGCCGACAAGCCCGGCCTCGGCATCCTCTGCGATCCGGACGTGCTGGTGCTCAGGCGCGGCACAGAGGCGGTGACGACGACGCCGGAGATCCGTGCCTTCCTGCATGGGCCGGAAGCGCTGATCGTCACCAAGGCGAATGCCAAATCCTCGGTGCATCGCCGCATCTATCTCGATTACATCGGCGTCAAGACCTACACCCCCAAGGGGGCACTCGCCGGCGAGCTGCGGATCGTCGGCCTGTTCACCTCGACCGCCTACACGCGCTCGGTGATGAAGATCCCCTATCTGCGCTCCAAGGCCGAAACGATCATAGCCAAGTCGGGCTTCGATCCGCAGGACCACTCCGGCAAGGCGCTGATCAATACGCTCGAAAGCTATCCCCGCGACGAGTTCTTCCAGGTTCCGATACCGATCCTGAGGAAGCACGCCAGCGCCATCCTCGGACTGATCGAGCGACCGCGCGTCAGGGCGCTGATGCGTGTCGACCAGTTCGACCGCTTCGTCTCCGTCATCGTCTTCGTGCCGCGCGACCGCTACGACAGCGTCGTGCGCGAAAAGATCGGCGCCTATCTCAAGACCGTGTTCGAGGGCCGGCTATCGGCTTACTATCCGGCATTTCCCGAGGGCGCGCTGGCGCGCGTGCACTTCATCATCGGCCGGTCCGGCGGCAAGACGCCCAAGGTCGACCCTGCCACCGTCGAGGCGGCGATCCGCGATATCGTGCGCACCTGGGAAGACGCGCTTTCCGAGGCGGCCGAAGCAGCCGGCAGCGACCCGGCATTGAAAAGCATCGCGGCGCGTTTCCCGGAAAGCTACCGCGATACCTTCTCGGCGTCGGTGGCGCTGGCCGATGCCAGGCGCATCGCCAAGATCGATCCGGAAAACCAGATTGCCATCGACTATTACCGCCGCACCGACCAGAAGCCGCATCAGGCGGCGCTGAAGATCTACCACTATGGCAGCCCGGTGGCGCTCTCCCGGCGTGTGCCGGTGCTGGAAAACATCGGCTTCCGTGTCATCAGCGAGCGCACCTTCGAGGTTGGCGGCGAGGCCTCCGACACGGTCTTCATCCACGACATGGAGCTTGAGAACAGCTACGGCAGGCCGATCGACCTAACCGATGGCGGCGGCCTGTTCGCGGACGCATTCCTGTCGGTCTGGCGCGGCGACGTCGACAATGACGGCTATAACGGGTTGGCCCAGACCGCCGGCCTGTGGTCGGGCGAGATCACCATCCTGCGGGCCTATGGCCGCTACCTGCAGCAGGCAGGCATACCGCAGAGCCAGGATTTCATCGCCGCCGCGCTCAACCGCTACCCGGAGATCGCGCGCGGCCTGCACCAGTTGTTCGTCGCGCGTCTTGGGCCGACGGCCGAAGCCGAAGGCGACGTCGCCGCCAAGCACCTCAAGGCGAAGATCAAGGACGCGCTGGAAGAGGTGCCCAACATCGATGACGACACCATCATCCGCCGCTACCTCAACCTGATCGAAGCCTCGCTGCGCACCAATCATTTCGTTGCCGATACAAAGGAAAAGGGGCAGTCGCTGGCGATCAAGCTGAACTCGCAGGCGATCGACGGACTGCCGGCTCCCCGGCCATGGCGCGAGATCTTCGTCTACGGCTCAGAGGTCGAAGGCGTGCATCTGCGCTTCGGCCCGGTCGCGCGCGGCGGCCTGCGCTGGTCGGACCGTGCCCAGGACTACCGCACCGAGGTGCTGGGCCTGGTCAAGGCGCAGCAGGTCAAGAACGCGGTCATCGTGCCCGTCGGCGCCAAGGGCGGCTTCTATCCGAAGCGGCTGCCGGTCGGCGGCAGCCGCGACGCCATCTTCGAGGCCGGCACCTCGGCCTACAAGAACTTCGTCTCCAGCCTGCTCTCGATCACCGACAATATCGGCGTCGACGGCGTCATTCCCCCGGCCGGCGTGGTGCGGCGCGACCAGGACGACCCGTATTTCGTCGTCGCCGCCGACAAGGGCACGGCGACCTTCTCCGACACCGCCAACGCCATTTCCGAGAAGCACGGCTTCTGGCTGGACGACGCTTTCGCCAGCGGCGGCTCGGCCGGCTACGACCACAAGAAGATGGGCATCACCGCCAAGGGCGCCTGGGAAGCGGTCAAGCGGCATTTCCGCGAGATGAACCGCGACATCCAGACCACGCCCTTCAGCGTCGTCGGCGTCGGCGACATGTCGGGCGATGTGTTCGGCAACGGCATGCTGCTGTCGCCGCAGACCCGGCTGATCGCCGCCTTCGACCATCGCGACATCTTCATCGATCCGGATCCGGACGTCGCGGCCTCGCTCGCCGAGCGCCAGCGCATGTTTGCGCTGCCGCGCTCGTCCTGGCAGGACTATGACAAATCGAAACTGTCGGAAGGCGGTGTCATCGTCTCGCGTAACCAGAAGTCGATCACCCTGCCTCAGGCGGCCGCCACGGCAATCGGACTTGGCAAGACGACGGCAACGCCGGTCGAGATCATGAATGCCATCCTCAAGGCGCCGGCCGACCTGTTGTGGTTCGGCGGCATCGGCACCTATGTCAGGGCCTCCGGCGAAGCCAATGCCGATGTCGGCGACCGCGCCAACGACGCCATTCGCGTCACTGCGCTCGACGTGCGCGCCAAGGTCATCGGCGAGGGCGCCAATCTCGGCGTCACGCAGCGGGCGCGCATCGAATTCGGCATGAATGGCGGCCGCTGCAACTCCGACGCCATCGACAATTCGGCTGGCGTCAACTGCTCCGACGTCGAGGTCAACATCAAGATCGCGCTGGCTTCGGCGATGCGCAAAGGCTCGCTGGCGAGGCCGGCCCGCAACAAGCTGCTCGCCGAGATGACCGACGAGGTGAGCGGGCTGGTGCTGTCCAACAACTACCAGCAGACGCTGGCGCTCTCGATGGCGCGCAAACGCGGGCTGGCCGACATCGCGCACCAGGCCCGGTTCATGACGGCACTGGAAGCGCGCGGCCTACTCGACCGCGCGGTCGAGACGTTGCCCTCGCCGGCCGCCCTTGCCGAGCGCGAGGCGCGCGGCGAGCCGCTGACGAGAGCCGAACTCGGCGTGCTGCTCGCCTATGCCAAGATCGTCCTGTTCTCCGACATCGTTGCCAGCGACGTGCCGGACGATCCCCATTTCGATCGCGACCTGATGGGCTATTTCCCGGAACGCATGGCAAAGAAATTCGCCGGCGAAATACGGGAGCACCGGCTGCGGCGCGAGATCATCGCGCGCGTCGTCGCCAACGACCTCGTCAACCGCGGAGGGCCGTCCTTCGTCAACCGGCTGCAGGAGGCCACGGGCCGCACGGCGGCCGACGTCGTGCGCACCTTCGCGGTGGTGCGCGACGGCTTCGCCCTGCCCTCGCTCTATCAGGAGATCGACGCCATCGACAACCAGATCGACGGCCAGACCCAGCTCGATCTTTATCAATTGGTCAGCCGGCTGATCTTCATGACCAGCGGCTGGTACCTGAAGAACGACGCAGGCTCGGCGCCGCTCGGTCAACGCATCGCCGAGCTGCAGGACGCGCGCAAAGCGCTGGAGCCGAAGCTGGTGTCGCTGCTGCCCGCCTTCTCGCGCGAGCGGGCCGAGGCGCGGCGCCATGGCCTGTTCAAGGGCGGCGCGCCGGAGAAACTGGCCGAGAAGCTGGCTCTGGCCGAGGTAGGGGAACTGATCCCCGACATCGCGCTTACCGCGCGCATGGCCAACGCCGATATCATCGGTGCCGCCAAGGCATTCTTTGGTGTCAGTGACGCCTTCCGCATCCCGCGCGTCGAGGAGGCGGCGCGCTCGATCATGCCGCCCGACTATTACGATCAGCTCGCGCTGTCGCGCGCGACCGACACGATCGGCGCCGCAAGGCGCGGCATCGCGGTCGCGGCGCTCACCGCTCACGCCAATGCGGCCGATCCGGTCGCGGCCTGGCTGGAGGCCGGCGGTGAGCGGGTCGCGCGCATCCGCGAGCGGCTGCAGGCCCTGACCGAGGGCGGCGAAATCACTGTGTCGCGGCTGTCGGTGGCTTCGGGCCTGATGAGCGACCTGACGGGAATGTGA
- a CDS encoding DUF1062 domain-containing protein: MSGLLRIRWAIAPEIAPRPFINCNRCGGTRPYRCSGKFRVNANGKRIDVWLIYRCTGCENSWNRTIFERCNRRDIEPALLAALECNDPALARRHAFDAAGLRSRIARVKEFPDITVRKELVEGRPQCASALWLELRLEAATPLRLDRLLAGELGISRSRLQTWEERRALAVEPEGAKALRRRARDGMTIRIDLAGEADRDAIIALACG, translated from the coding sequence ATGTCTGGACTGTTGCGTATCCGCTGGGCGATCGCGCCCGAAATCGCGCCTCGACCTTTCATCAACTGCAATCGCTGCGGCGGCACCAGACCGTATCGATGCAGCGGCAAATTCCGCGTCAACGCCAACGGCAAGCGCATAGACGTCTGGCTGATCTATCGCTGCACAGGCTGCGAAAACTCCTGGAACCGCACCATTTTCGAGCGCTGCAATCGCCGCGACATAGAGCCCGCGCTATTGGCGGCGCTGGAATGCAATGATCCGGCGCTGGCGCGTCGCCATGCATTCGACGCTGCCGGGCTCCGGAGCCGGATTGCCCGCGTCAAGGAATTTCCCGACATCACGGTGCGGAAGGAGCTTGTCGAGGGGAGACCACAATGCGCGAGCGCGCTTTGGCTCGAGCTTCGTCTCGAGGCCGCAACACCCTTACGGCTGGATCGGCTGCTTGCCGGCGAGTTGGGCATCTCGCGATCGAGGCTTCAGACCTGGGAAGAGCGGCGCGCGCTGGCCGTTGAGCCGGAGGGCGCCAAAGCCCTGCGCAGGCGGGCACGAGACGGCATGACGATCCGCATCGATCTGGCAGGCGAGGCCGACCGCGACGCCATCATCGCGCTCGCATGCGGCTGA
- a CDS encoding ABC transporter permease: MASLRMLLEKPWLWSFVGAFLVWAATVAFTGGYGAGGMVTAALSLAVFTVIVGVGQMFVITLGPGNVDLSLPANIGLASAVAMKVMGGSDSMIVVGLLAALLCGAAIGAVNYLLIWALGIPPIIATLSASFIIQSVDISYGRGLQIKPPPGFADFTNWQVLGIPVLAMLTVLFTIGAALALQRMIYGRSVLAIGQNIRAAWLAGVNVGRIRFLTYTLCGALGGIDGALLAGYFRGANVDIGNEYLLASIAVVVIGGTSVAGGKANVPGVWGAGLFLVLLLTMLNTFGVSAGVRLVLTGLIIVGVITAAGGEKAVR, from the coding sequence ATGGCCTCGCTGCGGATGCTGCTCGAAAAACCCTGGCTCTGGTCCTTCGTCGGCGCCTTTCTTGTATGGGCGGCGACCGTTGCCTTCACCGGCGGCTATGGCGCCGGCGGCATGGTCACGGCCGCGCTCTCGCTTGCCGTCTTCACCGTCATCGTCGGCGTCGGCCAGATGTTCGTCATCACGCTGGGGCCGGGCAATGTCGACCTATCGCTGCCGGCCAATATCGGGCTGGCCAGCGCCGTGGCTATGAAGGTCATGGGCGGCAGCGATTCCATGATCGTGGTCGGCCTGCTCGCCGCACTTCTGTGCGGGGCTGCAATCGGCGCCGTCAACTATCTGCTGATCTGGGCGCTGGGCATCCCGCCGATCATCGCGACGCTGTCGGCAAGCTTCATCATCCAGTCGGTCGACATCAGCTACGGCCGCGGCCTGCAGATCAAGCCGCCGCCAGGCTTTGCCGATTTCACCAACTGGCAGGTCCTCGGCATCCCGGTGCTGGCGATGCTGACGGTGCTCTTCACCATCGGCGCCGCGCTGGCGCTGCAGCGCATGATCTATGGCCGCTCGGTGCTGGCAATCGGGCAGAACATCCGCGCCGCCTGGCTGGCCGGCGTCAATGTCGGCCGCATCCGCTTCCTCACCTATACGCTGTGCGGCGCGCTCGGCGGCATCGACGGCGCACTACTTGCCGGCTATTTCCGCGGCGCCAATGTCGATATCGGCAACGAATACCTGCTTGCCTCGATCGCGGTCGTGGTCATCGGCGGCACCTCGGTCGCAGGCGGCAAGGCCAACGTGCCCGGCGTGTGGGGCGCCGGCCTGTTCCTGGTGCTATTGCTCACCATGCTCAACACGTTCGGCGTCAGCGCCGGCGTGCGGCTGGTGCTGACGGGGCTGATCATCGTCGGGGTGATCACGGCCGCGGGTGGCGAGAAGGCGGTGCGCTGA